A window of Gammaproteobacteria bacterium contains these coding sequences:
- the ubiT gene encoding Ubiquinone biosynthesis accessory factor UbiT, with amino-acid sequence MVESDFASHPVPLFPSVLAAPLGIIPVAVHSTALAFALNRLFARQIQDGEMDFLTNRIVSIEVRDARLTFRLTLTNGQLAATDKKTSDLVVGGTVYDLLLLATGREDPDTLFFQRRLSLDGDTELGLYVKNFLNSQDPREVLPAPLRLVLPHLVPFYDYLFKK; translated from the coding sequence ATTTTGCCTCGCACCCTGTTCCCTTGTTTCCTTCAGTGCTTGCCGCGCCGCTAGGGATTATCCCAGTCGCGGTCCATTCGACCGCGCTGGCCTTTGCCCTCAACCGCCTATTCGCGCGTCAGATTCAAGATGGAGAAATGGACTTTTTAACCAATCGAATAGTTAGCATTGAAGTGCGCGACGCGCGACTAACTTTCCGTTTAACCCTCACCAATGGCCAGCTGGCCGCCACGGATAAAAAGACTTCCGACCTCGTCGTGGGAGGAACGGTCTATGATCTATTGCTGCTTGCCACGGGCCGCGAAGATCCGGATACTCTATTTTTTCAGCGGCGTTTATCATTGGATGGAGATACAGAACTTGGGCTTTATGTAAAGAATTTTCTCAACAGCCAGGATCCTCGTGAAGTTCTTCCCGCGCCCTTGCGTTTAGTCTTGCCCCATTTAGTACCCTTTTACGATTATTTATTTAAAAAATAG